The genome window CTCAGTTGGTAGAGCACAACCTTGCCAAGGTTGGGGTCGCGGGTTCAAGTCCCGTCGCCCGCTCCATTAACTGTTGAAGTTCAGAAAGAAGGTGGACACCCTAAAATAAGATTTGAACTCCAACAAAAGGAGGTGTCCACCAATGAAACAATTAAAGAAATTCAAAGGAACATCCCTGCACATATCAAATACACCCTTCAAAAAAACAATCAAAAGAGGAACGAAAATCAAAACCAAACTCGACCTAACAAAAGACCCAAACGTGAGAAAAAGACTTAAATGGATTCAACATTACGAAAAACACCAAAATGCAAGACTAACCTGCAGATACTTCGGAATAAGTCCAACTACCTTCTACAAGTGGAAAAATAGATACAAAAAGTACGGTTTAGAAGGCCTCAAAGACAGAAACAAAAGACCTCACAGAGTAAGACAACCTCAGATAGAACCAGAACTTGAACTTCTCAT of Balnearium lithotrophicum contains these proteins:
- a CDS encoding helix-turn-helix domain-containing protein, which codes for MKQLKKFKGTSLHISNTPFKKTIKRGTKIKTKLDLTKDPNVRKRLKWIQHYEKHQNARLTCRYFGISPTTFYKWKNRYKKYGLEGLKDRNKRPHRVRQPQIEPELELLIITVREKFPTWSKEKISVFIEKYLNIKVSPSTIYRVLKRNNLIERTRKLTWNFKKRKQIWKKNRTRRGLRADKPGTVLIDVKYLYWCGKTF